The bacterium DNA window TTTTAATGGTCATTGTTATGTTGGGAGTAGCGACGATCGTTTTTTTTATAACTCATATTATTCCCGCAGACCCAGTTGGAGCGATATTAGGTGGGAATGCCCCCATAGAACGCGTTGATGAAATGAGACATCAACTTGGTTTGGATAAACCGATAATATTACAGTTCATTGATTATATAAAGGGCATAGTTCATGCAGATTTTGGAATATCTCTCAAATCAAATCGGCCTGTCTTAAAAGATATAATAAATTATTTCCCAGCTACCATTGAATTGGCAATTGTTTCTATGATTTTTGCTGTATTGGTTGGTGTATTTCTCGGTGTATTTTCTGCCATCTATCGAAATAAGTCTATTGACCATTTTTCAAGGGTATTTTCGATATTAGGTGTATCGATGCCGGTTTTTTGGCTCGGTTTATTACTGTTATTATTGTTTTATTATCATCTTGATTGGCTCCCGGGTGGAGGCAGACACAATCTTTTTATTTTTCCTACTCATATTACCGGACTTTTACTATTAGATTCTATTATTGCGAGAGATTGGGTAGTTTTTTGGGACGTGCTTCGTCATATTATACTTCCCGCATTCGTTCTCGGCTATGCTTCGGCTGCATCAATAGCGAGAATAATGAGGGCAAGTATGTTAGATGTTCTTAGACAAGATTTTATAAGAACAGCTAAATCAAAAGGACTTCCAAAAAGATTGGTAATATATCGTCACGCCCTTAAGAATGCACTTATACCTGTTGTCACCGTAATAGGTCTTTCCTTTGGAAGCCTTTTAAGCGGTGCTGTACTTACTGAAACTATCTTTAGTTGGCCTGGTTTAGGAAGATATATTGTAAACGCTTTACTCGTATTAGATTATCCAGCTGTAACAGGAGGAACTCTATTTATTGCGTTTATTTATTCTCTTGCCAACCTCCTTGTAGATATTTCTTATGCTACTCTTGACCCAAGAATGAGAGTTTAAAGAAAGGAATAGAAAAAAATTATGAATAGTGTAAAAAATATATCACTAAAAGGAAAAATGGAATTATTTTTTAAACAAAGAGGACCCATTCTTGAAGATTGGAAACATACTTTTTATTTATGGAAAAGCACCCCTCTTGCAATGATTGGAACTGTAATAATAGTTATATTTTTATGTATTGCCATCTTTGCGCCACTATTAACTTCTTATAACCCTACTGCCCAAAATATGAAGGAAAGATTACTTCCTCCGAGTTCTCAACACATTTTTGGTACAGATCAATATGGTCGAGATGTATTTAGCCGTGTTGTTTACGGAACAAGAGTTGAGGTGTGGATAATTTTTATCGTATCAATAATAAGCATTACTATTGGTACGGTAGTTGGTATTAGCGCAGGTTATTTTGGAGGAGTTGTTGATGAAATCCTCATGAGAATAACAGATATGTTTTTGGCATTTCCAAGACTAGTATTAGCTATGGTACTGACTGCTGCGCTTGGCCCAAATCTTACTAATACAATGATTGCTATTGCATTGGTAGATTGGACAGTGTATGCCAGACTTGGAAGAGCTGAAGCAATGAAAGTTAAATCCCAACCATATATAGAAGCTATAAAGGCAATAGGAGCAAAAGATTTTAGAATAATAGCCTCTCATGTTTTACCCATGTCTATATCTCCGGTGGTTGTTCAACTGACTTTAAGGATGGGAACTATTATTCTTACTGCAGCCGGTCTTGGCTTTCTTGGACTTGGGGCCCAACCTCCGACACCAGAATGGGGAGCAATCGTAAGTGATGGTCGTAGTTATCTTGTAGCCCAATGGTGGATAACTACTTTTCCTGGTATTGCCATAGCAATTGTCGTTTTAGGTTTTAATCTTTTAG harbors:
- a CDS encoding ABC transporter permease; translation: MKLGTYILKRIFLMVIVMLGVATIVFFITHIIPADPVGAILGGNAPIERVDEMRHQLGLDKPIILQFIDYIKGIVHADFGISLKSNRPVLKDIINYFPATIELAIVSMIFAVLVGVFLGVFSAIYRNKSIDHFSRVFSILGVSMPVFWLGLLLLLLFYYHLDWLPGGGRHNLFIFPTHITGLLLLDSIIARDWVVFWDVLRHIILPAFVLGYASAASIARIMRASMLDVLRQDFIRTAKSKGLPKRLVIYRHALKNALIPVVTVIGLSFGSLLSGAVLTETIFSWPGLGRYIVNALLVLDYPAVTGGTLFIAFIYSLANLLVDISYATLDPRMRV
- a CDS encoding ABC transporter permease, whose amino-acid sequence is MELFFKQRGPILEDWKHTFYLWKSTPLAMIGTVIIVIFLCIAIFAPLLTSYNPTAQNMKERLLPPSSQHIFGTDQYGRDVFSRVVYGTRVEVWIIFIVSIISITIGTVVGISAGYFGGVVDEILMRITDMFLAFPRLVLAMVLTAALGPNLTNTMIAIALVDWTVYARLGRAEAMKVKSQPYIEAIKAIGAKDFRIIASHVLPMSISPVVVQLTLRMGTIILTAAGLGFLGLGAQPPTPEWGAIVSDGRSYLVAQWWITTFPGIAIAIVVLGFNLLGDGIRDILDPRLRR